Sequence from the Clostridium butyricum genome:
TATGAATAGCATCTGCTAAAGCCTGTGCTGCTCCCATAGCATCTAAATCTGAATATAGATCATCTTTTACAAAAAATGCTTCTTTTGCTCCAACAGAAAGACAATTTTTTAATGTATTTAGACAGTCCTCTGCTCCAACCGTTAATACACTTACTGCTCCTTCATTAGCTTCTATAAAGCGTACTGCCATTTCTAAAGCATAAGTATCAAACGCATTTGCTACTAGGCTAACTCCATTTAAGTTAGGTTTTTTTTCACTATCAGCCAAATGGATTTCAACCGAATCATCCGGAACCTGTTTTACACATAACAGAATATTCATAGATTACCTCTCCTTTACCCTTTCAAATTATTGTTTTATAAAGTTGAGCCATTGATAAAACCACTATGAATTCAATTTTTTAATTCATACCAATACATACCATTTTAATAATACTTAGATTTATAATAAAAAAGCATCTCGGTGGTACTACCAATTCACAACTACACTTTACCATATTATCCCATACTTTTCAATAATATAAATAATTATTTATAAAATATTTTTTAATAGAACCATATATTCTGATTTCATTTAAAATCAAGCCTCCATATTTAAGCTTATCAGTGACTTTGTGCAATGAATTTTATAATTTAAAATTTTTCTTAAACTCTTGAAAATTTTATGCTTTATATCTTAAATATAAAACATATATACTATTAATATTTTCTTATTTTAAATCATTACAAATTATTCTCGTTATAATTTAATAATTAAGTATTATAATTATTGAATTTAATTATTCTATATAAACTGTAGAAAACCATGGCTAAAATATAGTCTGCATATGTTGTAATATAAAACTTATATAAAATTTTTAAATTAAATGTTGTTAATGATTACTAAACAGATAATATGTCAATAATCAAAATGTAATAAACTAAAATACACTAGATCATTATTTCTTAAATAATAATCTAGTTAATAATATATATATGCTCTATTAATCTATTTCAAAACAATTATTGAATATATTCAATAATTTAAGTATAATTCTATAATCTCAGATCAACCTATAGATTAAATTTTAGGCGGTGATTTTTTGATACTAAAAGATAGTACATTTGATAAAATAAGTTTGTACCAGAGTAAATCTTTAAAGAAAATTATATACAGTAAAGAAAATATTAAAGAATATTCATGTTGTCCTCATTGTAAAAATGTTGAATTTATCAAGTTTGGAAAATATGATGGTATTCAAAGATATAGATGTAAATCATGCAAAAAAACATTTTCATACACTACAAATTCATTATGGAAATACTTAAAGCATCCTCCTGAAAAATGGTTTAAATTTATTGAACTATTAGGAGAAAAGAAAACACTTGAATATTGTGCTAAAACTCTTAAAATTTCTATAGTTACTGCTTTTAATTGGAGACATAAGGCTCTTCATGGTATAGAAAAAATATACAAACCAAAAGAATTTAAGGATCTTATTTTTATGGAAATGTATTATAGCAGGCGAAATTATAAAGGAAGTAGAAATAAACATTTCGAATTTAAATGTGATTTTTATAAAACTTATAATATTGCGCGCAGAGATGTATACACCGTAATTTCATATGATGTTAACGATTCTTTAATTGTTGAAAATGTTGGTTTAGATAGATTATGGAAAAAAAATTTTGAAGATAATATATATGATTTATGTGACACAAATTCATACATTCATATAGATCCAACCTTTTCAAAACCAATTCATTTTCATATAGTTAATCATAATAAGAAACTTCCCTATAAAATACGAAAAAGCGTTAATTTTAATGCAAAATCCTATTATGCAATGGATAACATTAAATGCACAGGTAAATCACATAATATATCTGTAAATCTAAATAACTGGCTTGGAGACTTCAGAGGTGTAGCTACAAAATACCTTAATCATTACTGCAATCTATTTTCTTTACTATTTGTTGATAAAACTTTTAATTATATAGAGATTTTTTTTGAATTGTTATATGTATGTCCTTATTCATCTATGAATGATATAAAACACATCCATCTAGAAAATTATTAAATTTAATATATTCATCATTTTTCTATAAATAGAAGGTTGACTACTAGTAAAAATTACACTTAAAAGAATAAATTATAACAACATTTATTTTAAAAATTTGATAGGGTTTTTACAATATACACACAATACTCCTTTTACAAAAATATATACATATTTTCATATATTTTTTATGTATTAATTTATTATCTAGTAATGCTTATTTTCTATGCTTAACTATCGTTTATTCCGTTAAAAAAGCCATGAATTTCTTCACAGCTCTTTAAAAAAATTATTCATACATTGTATAAATATCATCTAAATTCTTTCTTACTTTTTTGCGCACATCTTTACTATCTGGATATCCCATAGCAATTACTAGCCTAACTCTTTTACCACTTTGAACATTTAATAACTTTTTTAATGATTTCTCATTAAACCACCCTAAAATGCATGTTCCAAGTTCTAATTCCTCAGCCATAAGGCATATATGTTCACATGCAATAGCCACATCAGTTGCTCTAAAATCCTGCTTTTTTATGAGTTCTCCTGCTCTACTTGTTATATTTCCACTTTCTTCAACTGCTATAATAAATGTCTTACATTCACTTGTAAATTTATTCATTATAGAATCCTGTAAACAATCTGCCACTTTTGATGAAAGATCCTTGTTGTTTACGACAATAAAATGCCACGGCTGACTATTACAAGCTGAAGGTGCCACTCTTGCAGCTTCTATACATTTTATAATTTTTTCCTTTTCAACAGGTTTATCTAAATATTTCCTGCAACTCTGACGTCTATTTACAAGGTCTAAAAAATCCTTCACTCTTTCACATCCAATCTACCTACAAATATAAATTCCTCGTAACAAATTTTAAAAATCAAAAGTTGATAGTTTATTAATTTTAGTTAATAATTACTTTTTTCTCATAGTTGAAATTTATAAATTTATTATACACTAAAAAATGGCAGCAATAAACATGCTGCCATAAATTCTAAAGTGTTATTTCTTTTCCTCTATAATCTTCCATTAAATCTGTATAGAAGTTTACTAGTGTAGTTCCACAATAAGGTGTTACATATAATGCAAGTAGTCCTAATGTTAGTGCACATAGTATCCCCCATCCAATAAAACTAAGATTTAATACAAATAAATCACCTTTATATCCCTTCATTGCAAGTCTTGAAGTTCTTAAACATTCAATAATTCCTTTTTCAGGTTCGTCAATATAAATATATAATGCCTGTGAATACATTAATTATAACATGTTTTCTCAATTTTATCTACTTTTACCTGGTAAAAGTAAAAATCATAAATGAGTAAATCACCATTTTTTACAATTATACTCTAAATTAATACTGATAAAAAGCAGATAACCATACTAATCTAAATATCTTTATCTGCTTTATAATATAAAATAATTTTAATTTTTAAATCTATTAATGGTACTATAAATTTCAGTAATCCTAATAATCTTATATAATATTACTTCAATGCTAATTCATCAATAGTTTTGGAACAAATATCAACAAACTCCTCAAAAAGTTTAAGTTGATCTTCCATTCCTTCTGGATGCCACTGAACTCCTGCCATATAAAAATCTCCTTCGTATTCAACGCCTTCAATAACACCATCCTCACAACACTTAGCTGTAATTTTAAGATCTGTTCCAATTTGTTTAATACATTGCTCATGAAAAGAATTGACTGGAACTTCCTGTTCATTATATGCATTTTTAAGACGTGAATCTTCTGCTAATACAACTCTATGAAGTTTCTCACTTATTCTGCAGCCAGTTCCTTTATGATATACAGCAGTATTAAGCTGACTATCAATATTCTGTACTAGAGTTCCTCCCTGCATTACATTAATGAGCTGACACCCTCTGCATACACCAAGCATAGGTTTTTTCTTCTTCTTTGCTGCTAAAAATAAATCCCTTTCAAATCCATTACGTAAAACATCTTCTTTTGTTTCCTCTCCTAAAGGTTTTTCTCCATACCATTGTGATTCTACGTTACATCCTCCAGTAAATATAATTCCATTTACACAATCTATAAGTTTATTAAGTTCTTGATCATCATATTTCTGAAGCACTGGCAAAATCATAGGTATACCATTTGCTTTTTCGATTTTTTCTATATACTCATATCCAACTTGTGAATAGTTTCTAAATACGTCTTTTCTTATATATGATGTAATCCCTATTACCGGCTTCATTTCGCATCCCTTTCCTCTCAATTTTATTGTAAATCTATTTTTTAAACTTGGTAAATCATAATATTTTTAATTGTTTATTACACTTAACAGTAGATTATTGGCTTAAATTAAAAATTCACTATCAAATATAAAAATTCATACATAAAGCCTAAACTATATATACTATATTATGTTTTATAGTCTAATATATTTACTTTATTTTTAACTCTAAAATATATTGAAATCATCTATAATTTTTATAAATTATTGTTCAAATATTTTCTCACCTATAATTTATAAAGTAAAAAACTATAAAAATTAAGCCCTGAATTTACTCAGGACTTAAACTCAATACAATAACTTATAATCTGAAATTAATCATTTATTATAACTTCAACTTTATATCCATCTGGATCAGTTACAAAGTAATATCTTGGTGGTTCCCCTGGAAGTCCCTTAAGGTCAGTTACTTCATATCCCATTTCCATATGTTTTTCTCTTAATGATACAATATCATCAGCTCCAATTGCAACATGGCTAAATCCATTTCCTAAATCATATGGCTTTTCTGGATCATAATTATAAGTTAATTCAATTTCATATCCGTCTGGTGTATCGCTTAAATAAACTAAAGTAAATTTATGCTCAGGAAAATCCTTTCTTCTTGTTTCTACAAGACCTAATGCATTCTTATAGAATTCTAATGATTTTTCAAGGTCCATTACTCTTATACATGTATGTAACATTCTAGTTGCCATAACAATACCTCCATTCAATATCTTCAATTCTTATTATATCAAAATAATTATATAAATTATACTACAAATAATGGATAATCTTTCCGAATAAAAAGTTTAATATTAATTTTTATAAACTGAACACATATATTGAAATATGATTTGTTCATAATCTAATCATACTTGTTATATATTTATGTTAAAATTTAAATTTTCACCTAAAACCTTAGATTTTCATAAGTAAATTACTTTTTATGTATTTTAATGTTTTTTCTTCTCCATCTTCTGCTAGCATTTTAAGAAGAAATTCTAAAAATTTACGACTTTCAGGATGAATTACATAATAGTCTTTTCTTTCTTCATAATACTCAAGTGCACTTTTATCAGTATATTTTTCTCCAAGATAGTTTTTAGATGCACTCATTCTATCAATAAACATTTCTATAACATACTTAGATGGCATCTTCATTCCTTGAAGTCCATCAGAAAGCTTATTTCCATAATCAATCCAATATTCAAAGTGATGTTTATTTCTACCTTTGTGATGAAGCCATGCTGTTGATACACCTTCTTCTAATTTTTGAATTCCATTTGGACTGACATCCCCTCGATAATATTTTATGCCAGCTACAAATTCAACAGGCTTGTACTTTGAAAGATCATGTAAAAATCCCTGTTTATATAGACCTACCTTAAAACAAGTTTTCATTACAAGAATTTTATGATTCGTTATCGTCTTAAAATGTCCAATCATGTTTTTTATCATAATTCTGTATCTCCTGAACCTAATTATATTATTTCATTTAATATATTGCAAAAATCACTTGCAATTTTTACTCTTTTAATTATATATCTAATTATGACCATTAGAAAGGATAAAAATATATACCCTATAATTACTTAGTTTCTTAGATATAATGTTATATAATTTATACATTTAATAATTCTAACTATATATTTCATTATTAAGTTTAAAAACTATTAGTTTTTCCATTTATATATAATTTTATTAATTATATGTATTGATTTTTTTCTATTTCAGTACTATAATTGATTTAAGAAAATGTTTACAAAAGCAATTTCTGAGTAATAATCTATTTTTTGTATGATGCACATCTTACAATGTATACTTAATAACAAACAGTACTAAGCTTCATCCCCACACACACATCTTAGTACTGTTTGTTATTTATTTTTTTATATATGGTATAATTTAATTTAGAGTACTATGTTAAGTAAAACACTAAAACTATTACATTATAACAAAGGAGAATTATGTTATGATACGATTTGAATGCGACTATCTAGAAGGAGCACACCCAAGAATTTTAGAAGCTTTAACTACAACAAACTTTGAACAGACACCAGGATATGGAATGGATACATATTGTGAAAAAGCACGTTCAATAATAAAAGAAAAATGCAATTCACAAGAATCTGATGTACATTTTCTTGTAGGTGGAACTCAGACTAATACAACTGTTATTGCATCAATCTTACGTCCTCATCAAGGAGTATTATGTGCATCTACAGGTCATATAAATGTACATGAAACTGGTGCAATAGAGGCTACTGGACATAAAGTTATGTCTATTCCAAGTGATGATGGAAAAATAACTGCATTGGATATTCAAAATGCTTATGAATCACACTTTAATGATGATACAGCTGAACATATGGTACAGCCAGGAATGGTATATATATCTCACCCAACAGAAAATGGAACTCTTTATACAAAGAAGGAACTTGAAGCTATAAGTTATGTATGCCATAAATTAAGTCTTCCTCTCTTCCTTGATGGTGCAAGGCTTGGTTACGGTCTTACTGCTGATGGAAATGATGTAACTCTTGAGGATATTGCAAGATTATGTGATGTATTTTATATTGGAGGTACAAAAGTAGGTGCATTATTTGGTGAAGCTGTAGTAATAACTAATTCATCATTAAAGAAGGACTTCAGATATTTTATAAAACAAAATGGTGGAATGCTAGCCAAAGGACGTCTTCTTGGAATTCAATTTACTACTCTTTTAGAAAATAATTTATATTTTGAAATAGCATCACATGCAAATAATTTGGCATTAAAAATAAGAGATGCATTTTCATCTAAAGGCTGCTCTTTCCGTTATGATTCAATAACAAATCAACAATTTCCAATTATTCCAGATGAGTATTTAGAAAAATTAAAAGATAAGTATTCTTTTTCTTTTTGGGAAAAAACTGATAAAAACCATACTGCTGTACGTTTTTGTACCAGCTGGGCTACAAAGGAAGAAGATGTTGAAACACTTATATCAGATATAATTAAACTTTAATCATATATTCAAATTTAATATGTTTGCAAATAAGAATAAGAAAAGAATGTAGTGATTTTATATAAAAAGCTACATTCTTTTCTTATTTTTATATAACATCACCTTACTTTTTTAGTATGCTTTATACTATATTGGAAAGTTATGTATATTATATTTTATTATGCTAATAATTAGGAATAAAAGGTGGTGACGAATTTGTGTAAAAAGCATAAAATCTTAAGAATAAATATTCCTGCGTTATTAGCACTATTATTGATTATGCTCTTAATGCTTCAATAAAATAACTATGTATCCCCAGCTTTATGACTTGTATGATTTTATTTAACAATATATTCTTGTCTATATTTCATATCTTCCCTATATTTTTAATATAATTACTATATAAACAATTTATATTTGCTGGAGGTTTAAAATTGCCAAATTACTCGTCTCGATATGATATAGTTATAAACGATGATACTGAAAATATTAATTTAGATTTTGTTTTACCCAAACCAAAGGAAAAAATGATTCATGGAACTATTTGGAATGATGATAATAATCCACAGGTTGTAGAAGATGCAGCTGTCTTTATATATACTCCTGGTCCAAAATACTTTGATTCAGACCCTAATGATTTAAAATGTATAGATTATGTTATTCCCGATTCAAATGGTCAATTCGCAGCTGGTCCATTTCCCATAAATGCCACAATAATTTTAAAAATATATAATATAAATAATCGTCAAAATTTAGAAATGCCTAATGATATTCCTGAAGATTTTAAATATATACTAAAAGAGTATAATGCTTCATTAAAAAATGACATCTCTACACTTGATGATTAGTATTAAATCACATTTTTGCTGTAACTAAAAAATTTTGCATATATAACAGCTAAAAATTTCATATTCATAATTTTGTTTAATGAACATATTGTGTAATTCATAAACTCATAAATGCATAATTAATATATACAGTAATAATTGAAATTTTTTATGTAATAACAATCTTATTCTGAATCCTAATCTTTCTGAGTTTAGGATTTATATTTTATTTGTAATTTAAAAGAGCTAAATCACTCATATAGTGTTATAGCTCTTTCATAATATTTTGAAATTCTATTTATTCTTTATTAATGAAATTTTACTTTTCTATAAGTCTCAAAATCAAACCATTTTTCCATAAAGTCGCCTTCACTCATATTTTTTCTATCGTCTAATAGTCTTTCAATTTGATCCTGTGAATTTGCCTTTATTGCAAAGCCTCTTCCATTGATCACTTTATAATTTGAATACTTATACTCATCAATTGAATTAATAGTACTTATTTTTCTATTACGGACTGAAATTGCAATTTTATCACGAAGTATAAGAATGTCAAAGCTTTCAGGATACTCGTAGCTTTCACCCTTAACTGGAATTTCATCTCCTATTGTATATACCTTTGAGACAGGTCTGTATTTATAAACTGAAAGGCTTTCTGTATTATAATAAAATTCTTCAAAAATATCGCCTCTACCTTGTAAATCATTAAATTTAAAAGCTATATTATCAGCCTTATTTTCTTTATTAGATGAAATTTCCTTTATTACTCCACAAGCTGATGTCATGTTAGTAATTCTGTCTATTAATATAAATTCTCCTAAATTCTTGTGTCTTGTAAATTCATCTGCTGCTACTTTTTCTGAAAGTAAAATATTACATACTGCAATTTCATTCTTTTTCAAATCTTGTGTATTTAAATGTTCACCACTGTTAACGTCTATCTTATATTTTAATTCTGTAACTATTCCACTTAACATCTTTGTACCTATTTTAATAATATATTCCTTACCACATATCAGTTCAGAATCATCCATCCACAATATCTCAGTGGTGAATGAGTTGCTAAGTTTAATCTCTGTACCTTTTAGTAAAATGCATCCTCTTGATACATCTACTTCCTTATCAAGTTGTATTGTTACAGGTTGTCCTTTTGATGCCTCACTTACACTTTTATCTGTAACATGTATACTCTTTACTTTTACCTTTTCATTACTTGGAAGAGCAGTAATTTCATCACCTACATTTATGCTTCCGGATTCAATCTGTCCTTGGAATCCTCTAAATGTATGATCTGGTCTACAAACCCTCTGTACTGGCATGTAAAAACCTTCTTCTGATATATCATCCACTTCAACATTTTCAAGATATTCTAAAAGATGCATGCCATTATACCAAGGTGTATTTTCAGACTTAGAAGTCACATTATCTCCTTCTGTTGCACATAATGGTATTGTAGCAATATTTTCTAATGAAAGTTCTTCCTGAAGTTTTAAAACTTCTTTTTCTATTTCTATAAATCTTTCTTCACTATATCCTACAAGATCCATTTTATTTATTGCAAACACAAAATGCTTTATCCCCATAAGTTCACATATTCTTGCATGTCTCTTTGTCTGAACAAGTACTCCCTGTTTTGCATCAATTAATATTATTGAAAGATCTGCAAAGGATGCACCTACAGCCATGTTTCTAGTATATTCTTCATGTCCTGGTGTATCAGCT
This genomic interval carries:
- a CDS encoding DUF975 family protein, with the protein product MYSQALYIYIDEPEKGIIECLRTSRLAMKGYKGDLFVLNLSFIGWGILCALTLGLLALYVTPYCGTTLVNFYTDLMEDYRGKEITL
- a CDS encoding gamma-glutamyl-gamma-aminobutyrate hydrolase family protein translates to MKPVIGITSYIRKDVFRNYSQVGYEYIEKIEKANGIPMILPVLQKYDDQELNKLIDCVNGIIFTGGCNVESQWYGEKPLGEETKEDVLRNGFERDLFLAAKKKKKPMLGVCRGCQLINVMQGGTLVQNIDSQLNTAVYHKGTGCRISEKLHRVVLAEDSRLKNAYNEQEVPVNSFHEQCIKQIGTDLKITAKCCEDGVIEGVEYEGDFYMAGVQWHPEGMEDQLKLFEEFVDICSKTIDELALK
- a CDS encoding DUF5662 family protein, giving the protein MIKNMIGHFKTITNHKILVMKTCFKVGLYKQGFLHDLSKYKPVEFVAGIKYYRGDVSPNGIQKLEEGVSTAWLHHKGRNKHHFEYWIDYGNKLSDGLQGMKMPSKYVIEMFIDRMSASKNYLGEKYTDKSALEYYEERKDYYVIHPESRKFLEFLLKMLAEDGEEKTLKYIKSNLLMKI
- a CDS encoding IS1/IS1595 family N-terminal zinc-binding domain-containing protein, with translation MILKDSTFDKISLYQSKSLKKIIYSKENIKEYSCCPHCKNVEFIKFGKYDGIQRYRCKSCKKTFSYTTNSLWKYLKHPPEKWFKFIELLGEKKTLEYCAKTLKISIVTAFNWRHKALHGIEKIYKPKEFKDLIFMEMYYSRRNYKGSRNKHFEFKCDFYKTYNIARRDVYTVISYDVNDSLIVENVGLDRLWKKNFEDNIYDLCDTNSYIHIDPTFSKPIHFHIVNHNKKLPYKIRKSVNFNAKSYYAMDNIKCTGKSHNISVNLNNWLGDFRGVATKYLNHYCNLFSLLFVDKTFNYIEIFFELLYVCPYSSMNDIKHIHLENY
- a CDS encoding sulfate adenylyltransferase subunit 1, with amino-acid sequence MKDLLKFITCGSVDDGKSTLIGHILYDAKLLYADQKRALELDSKVGSRGGAIDYSLLLDGLMAEREQGITIDVAYRYFTTDNRSFIVADTPGHEEYTRNMAVGASFADLSIILIDAKQGVLVQTKRHARICELMGIKHFVFAINKMDLVGYSEERFIEIEKEVLKLQEELSLENIATIPLCATEGDNVTSKSENTPWYNGMHLLEYLENVEVDDISEEGFYMPVQRVCRPDHTFRGFQGQIESGSINVGDEITALPSNEKVKVKSIHVTDKSVSEASKGQPVTIQLDKEVDVSRGCILLKGTEIKLSNSFTTEILWMDDSELICGKEYIIKIGTKMLSGIVTELKYKIDVNSGEHLNTQDLKKNEIAVCNILLSEKVAADEFTRHKNLGEFILIDRITNMTSACGVIKEISSNKENKADNIAFKFNDLQGRGDIFEEFYYNTESLSVYKYRPVSKVYTIGDEIPVKGESYEYPESFDILILRDKIAISVRNRKISTINSIDEYKYSNYKVINGRGFAIKANSQDQIERLLDDRKNMSEGDFMEKWFDFETYRKVKFH
- a CDS encoding threonine aldolase family protein, whose protein sequence is MIRFECDYLEGAHPRILEALTTTNFEQTPGYGMDTYCEKARSIIKEKCNSQESDVHFLVGGTQTNTTVIASILRPHQGVLCASTGHINVHETGAIEATGHKVMSIPSDDGKITALDIQNAYESHFNDDTAEHMVQPGMVYISHPTENGTLYTKKELEAISYVCHKLSLPLFLDGARLGYGLTADGNDVTLEDIARLCDVFYIGGTKVGALFGEAVVITNSSLKKDFRYFIKQNGGMLAKGRLLGIQFTTLLENNLYFEIASHANNLALKIRDAFSSKGCSFRYDSITNQQFPIIPDEYLEKLKDKYSFSFWEKTDKNHTAVRFCTSWATKEEDVETLISDIIKL
- a CDS encoding VOC family protein, whose product is MATRMLHTCIRVMDLEKSLEFYKNALGLVETRRKDFPEHKFTLVYLSDTPDGYEIELTYNYDPEKPYDLGNGFSHVAIGADDIVSLREKHMEMGYEVTDLKGLPGEPPRYYFVTDPDGYKVEVIIND
- a CDS encoding nitroreductase family protein; the protein is MKDFLDLVNRRQSCRKYLDKPVEKEKIIKCIEAARVAPSACNSQPWHFIVVNNKDLSSKVADCLQDSIMNKFTSECKTFIIAVEESGNITSRAGELIKKQDFRATDVAIACEHICLMAEELELGTCILGWFNEKSLKKLLNVQSGKRVRLVIAMGYPDSKDVRKKVRKNLDDIYTMYE